CAACACCGCAAGTGCATCCATGGTGACGAAGTGACGCAAAGAGGTGGGACTCCCTCCGCCCACACCCGCCCAACGCAGTAGGAAAAACGAGAAGCGGAAAAGTGCTTGCCAGGCAAAGGAACGCAGGCGTCGCACTCTGCTGCGTGCTGTGATGGCACAGTAGATGGCGTAACTGGATAGCAGGATGTATATCAGCAGAGCCACTGTGCGTATGAAGGGGTAGCAGAGCAGAGTGCTGTACAGGATAGGCAGGGCTCCTGTAAACCAAAATGCAGCGTTACTGTGATGATACAATATCTTGATAGTTTAATTAAAAGTGCATGCttattattttacatgcataaaacattattactatttgtattattattatttctttaggCATGGCAATTTTTAAGTGTTTCCTGTTACACTCAGAGAAAGttgttgtatgttttcttttgtttttagaatttaaatatCTGCAAATCAAAGCACATATAACATTGGTCAGAATGCATTTACCTTCTGTCACTTCAAAAATGATTAACTTTCATTTCTCCTCAgaataaactataaaattatatttcattttagttCATAATTTAAGGTCAAtaaagctaatttgatttaaGTTAAAAAGCTTCATTCAATTTTTAAgtagattttttacagtgtactatTTCTGTTTCGTTCTGTTTCCTGTTACAGCATTGTTTACAGCAACAACAACACTTCTTGTTTGGTTAAATGGTGCAATATTCTGTAATATGACTGTAACtgaaaaagaagaagaacaaaTGTACTTATGCATATGCTGCTCTAACCCGGGATCCTAATACAAAAAGTGAAGAATACACTGAAAACACATCACTTAATCAGGTGACAAAGAGCAAAATGATCAGATGCAGAATTCCAAGTAAACCTCATGTCAAGAAACAAAAAATCATGCACTTAGAAATGATGCAACTGCACTCTGATTCATCCGACACCAGTCTGAGATGCTGACCTAGCGTGTTGATCATGCAGATTCCGCACATATCGAGCGTAAGCAGCCTTTTGTAGACAGGCTCGCCACCCTCATGGTTCATGAAGAGATGGTAGACCACTGATCCCAGCTGTGGAGACAAACAAGCAAGGAAGTGCACCACGCCGAGCCACGTCACGCTGATCTGAGACCAGGGGATGTTGAGTGGGAGCAGCACCAGGAAGCAGAGCAGAGGGATTCCTACGGAGAGAGGAACAGAAGAGATGACAACAGAATGAGACAAATGAGTTTGACATGCAAAGACCTAAAAGTCCAGTTGAAACACATCTCGCCTGTGAAAAGTGTCAGAAGATCAGAATTTGGAACAATACTTAAGCAATCCCCTGCGATGCTTTATTGTGTCTTGTGAGCCGAATCGTCTCCGTGCAAACAACACATGGATTTATGGAGGCCTGGGGTACGGCCCACTagatttaaaaatcataaaaatcttGACAGTCCatcttgaagggatagttcaccacaaaataaaatttctgtcatgaattacttactCTCTAGCAGAGTTGTAATGTaccaaagtaaaaaataattacagtACTTACGTATGTTTTGGGAGAAACTGCACTTTACTTGAGTTTATAAATGTCCGCAAACCGTTACtcttactccactacatttcctGAACAATAAGTGAACTTTTAATCCAGTACATTTCCCCTAAGTAtgtttgttaatataaaaaacgaAGAAACAGAACAGAGACTGACCATAGATCAATAAGCGATCCAGTCACGATGACGGTCCTTAACCAATCGTTGGTTAAATCTTAATGCACAAGTGAAGTAGAGACAGGCATGCTCGAATTTCAACACAAGCCCGGACATGTCGGATGCTAGTAGCAAGGAAGCAGATAAAGCATCATACTCCTAATAATCTCTATGTTTACAACAGTTGTAACGAGGACGAACACCCATGGCCGTATTTGCAAGTAAATTTTACCTAACATGACGTGTTATATGATCAAACAGCAAccagcgcagagagagagagagagagagagacacgcaCCACTGTGTGGAGCATTTTTAAGTGTCAGAGAAAGAAACAGGACTGACCTTGCAGAGTAATTTTCTGAATTAAAGTGTCTTTATCAGTTTGTAACTTGTGTACTTCAGACTGGAGCGGGTGGTCTAGTTGCCCTGCCGCTCGCGACATCatttgacatcatacagtgtcagaattgcttgcatggatgtttttttatcattttgcagtgtTGCCTATAATAATCGAACAGTTttcgtttattcatatttctatTCTTAGTTTATAATGTGGAATGAAttttaaatgaagtgttttgttgtaagGTTACAGAGTACAGTAAATTCTTTCAGCTGTTAGTTATCGGCCTAATATGGGCTATTCATGAAAGTccttatcattttatttagcctatttgttttgttcaattttatttttaagttatattgtatcatattgaaaagcaagacaaaatataaaaagcacattttgacaaTTCAGTTTATGCAATAGTGAAAAAATTTGCTGAAGAAATGCTCTTTTGGGTTTTCGGCCaagtgtttaatttttatttggcttcagccaagaattttcatttcagtgtATCCCTAGTATATACACTCatctaaaggattattaggaacaccaaaCTAATACTGTGCTCCTTAATTCTACGgtgcattgattcaacaaggtgctgaaatgtctttagaaatgttggcccatattgataggatagcatcttacagttgatggagatttgtgggatgcacgaagctcccgttccaccacattccaaagatgctctattgagttgagatctggtgactgtgggggccattttagtacagtgaactcattgtcatgttcaagaaaccaatttgaaatgattcgagctttgtgacatggtgcattatcctgctggaagtagccatcagaggatgggtacatggcggtcataaagggatggacatggtcagaaacaatgctcaggtaggtcCTGGCacttaaacgatgcccaattggtactatggggcctaaagtgtgccaaaaaaacatcccccacaccattacaccaccaccataattgcattaatgagaaattgaacaggtgttccaaataatcctttaggtgagtgtgtATACCAATTTAAAGGACCCATTccttgctgtttttgaggctttggtTATGTTTTCTGGGTGTTTTACAATGGAgattcttgtttcttttttttttttaacgctttatatttcacatattacaAGTCTTTTGTTCAccacaaaacgactggatttcttccggtctatttaaagtccctccttccaaaatgctctgattggtaatCCTGACTCGGTCTGTCGTGACTGGTCCACCGCTTAGACTCAGAGTGTGTGAGGATGTCcgacccataccatatcagcgagcttccgcctctctggctgttgtgattggtcggtgcccctccctgtgcacgtgtattcataaactttggcttttagcaataaactgtaacaatggcgtcaacttcatttcatcagttaaacacatgcaGTTCGATGGAAGtttaacggaggtctgctagtacatgtgcaaacatcaatctttgttagagatcaatTTTCTTTCCTACTATGACAAGGGAAATAACACaggaccgaatggcgtcagaccggttatattaattaacactaataacagaagtgttagttttacctttttattttggatCCGAGTTAGATAAAAGAACAAGCAGATAGACCAGGaaacatttgcaagcaggacttcaaaggacgtttcatagaagtgtttaagaggtaagccgtacacacacaatatcagtgtattacacagaatagctttcacagccgatgttaaactcatggaagctgttatttgaatGTTGGTTATTTAACAATGTGTGTagatgaattcttattaccagctgtaggagtgtgatgaaagtgaaagtagtttagtgcatatttcagttaaatgtttacaatctctgaagTCCAAACAGTACtgcagcggctcttcctcttctctaaggaaggttTTTTTACATGTTCCTTTGGGCAGactttattaaaagcactcggaatagtgacaacATGTATCCTGGCAGTAGAGGGCTTAAGTCCGATACCAGCTTTTCTCCGTAGttcttgaaaagcaaattctgttaaagacaatatctcgcttggcactgaactttgagctttatcattttgcaggttttATTTATGCTCGAACATCAACATTACTCACTAACTAAAGGATGAAAAATGCGATCGCAGGGAACCTGGCCTACCATCCgacatatttaaagtttttcaaCGACTAGGGTTAAGGCTATAGTCCAGgtctaaaatgaatgtgtgaactGTCTTAACCCTATATAGATCGCCCAGAAATatcttgaaatatatcagtgccattgttgtGTCTTAAGATGCACACCAATAATGTATTCTACTAAGGCATTTTtctaaaagcgacataaatatcttcaacgaaggcatagtcctggcttaagtcAAGTAgagtctgtgaaactgggccttAGACTTTTTCTCCAGTCTTTTTCTAAAAGGTGACTTAAACTTCtaccaaagtatttttctggcaagatatttgtgcttttattcAAGTATTGATTTTAGGTACTTTATACATCACTGCTCTctagttccaaacctgtatacatttctttatttggctgaacacagagaaagatatttggctgaatgtttgtaaccaaacagttcttggaccccattgtctaccaaagtaggaagtcaaaagtgccagaGAACTGTATCTTCTTTTGGTTTAAACATTATTCCTactatgatgacagaatttttattttttggttaactatcacttttaaACATACAGAAGAATTACTGGATTCAGGTTGGAACCAACTCAGATTTGAGCAATATgtgactctttctctctctttaggCTTCTGTTTTTTCCCCaatgtcaaattattttttctggTCAGGTGAAGGCATCAATCCCATCCAGCACATCTATTTTGAGTGAGTTATCTCTGCTGCCTCAACTCTCTTACAATCTGACACTATAGATAGATAAAATGCACTCTCCCCCAGAGAATGCATGTGCATCTGGGTGGCAGCATGAGGTTTACTCGTTTTCTCTACCTTTTCACTTCACTGACAATAATGATAGCAAATTTTCGAGTCAATACATCGAGGCAGTAATTGGACGTCAGATGCATGCTTTGATATTCTTATTTAATGTGGTTCAGGAGTACGTGACTTGAAAAAAACCACTAGCTATCAGATTATAGTTCATCAAATGCCAGATGCTAGCACAGCATGTGGGTTTGAACCCAGACCCACAAATAACAACAGTAAAATATGAGTGATTTAATGAGATTATTCTGTTAGGCGTTTGAACCTTTTACAAACAGCACTTACCCACATTACACACATGCAGATAAAAAAATAGACCTATGA
This region of Triplophysa dalaica isolate WHDGS20190420 chromosome 7, ASM1584641v1, whole genome shotgun sequence genomic DNA includes:
- the paqr4a gene encoding progestin and adipoQ receptor family member 4a; protein product: MAFLNGPRLLDWANSPPHLQFNRYVLTGYRPISSVQECIKSLFYLHNELGNIYTHGIPLLCFLVLLPLNIPWSQISVTWLGVVHFLACLSPQLGSVVYHLFMNHEGGEPVYKRLLTLDMCGICMINTLGALPILYSTLLCYPFIRTVALLIYILLSSYAIYCAITARSRVRRLRSFAWQALFRFSFFLLRWAGVGGGSPTSLRHFVTMDALAVLGGVINITRIPERFRPGLFDYWCNSHQIMHVLVVVSILYLHWGVLDDLLWINSHDCHSD